A genome region from Balearica regulorum gibbericeps isolate bBalReg1 unplaced genomic scaffold, bBalReg1.pri scaffold_100_arrow_ctg1, whole genome shotgun sequence includes the following:
- the LOC142599739 gene encoding class II histocompatibility antigen, M alpha chain-like has product MFLSTENPTEKLEHGCLLTIEQVYSSRPDLKNKPLKDPHLELFADGSSFVQEGRRIAGYAVVTATKILESGTVPANTSAQKAELVALKQALRMAEGKRVNIWTDSKYAFGVIHAHGAIWKERGLLSAQGSPIRHKEEVLQLLQDVQELKEVAIMHCKAHQFGQTAINIGNRLADKTAKEAAEQGVLALVPVKQMKIPNLKARYSVPVADVFPVRPLVLGEPNTLVCLVGNVFPPAVEISWQLDGVPVTQEVTHTHYTPTANLAFVRFSYLPVTPSASDVYTCMVTHEGDNSSVIAYWVPQTPDPSEVLETVLCGAAMALGILLGLLSIAMILAARRRAHGTFLGPDGDAVQ; this is encoded by the exons atgttcctgtcaacagaaaatcctaccgagaaattggaacatggTTGCCTGCtgaccattgaacaagtttattccagcagaccagACCTGAAGAAcaaacctttgaaggatcctcATCTGGAACTGTttgcggatggaagcagtttcgtgcaagaaggaaggcgaatagccgggtatgctgttgtcaccgCCACCAAGATATTGGAATCAGGGACGGTACCTGCcaatacatcagcgcagaaagcagaactggtggcgctaaagcaggctttacggatggcagaagggaaaagggtaaacatatggacggattccaaatatgcatttggtgtgatccatgctcatggagctatctggaaagagagaggactgttatcagcccaaggatcaccaataagacataaggaggaagttcttcaactcctacaagacgtgcaggagctgaaggaagtggccataatgcattgcaaggcacatcaatttggtcagacggctataaatataggtaatcgATTGgcggataaaactgcaaaggaggctgctgaacaaggtgtccttgcactagtaccagtaaaacagatgaaaattccaaatttaaaagcaagataca GTGTCCCAGTGGCCGACGTCTTCCCGGTGCGACCGCTGGTGTTGGGTGAACCCAACACGCTGGTGTGTCTGGTGGGAAACGTCTTCCCGCCAGCGGTGGAGATCAGTTGGCAGCTGGATGGGGTCCCTGTCACCCAAGAGGTCACCCACACCCACTACACCCCCACGGCCAACCTGGCCTTTGTCCGATTCTCCTACCTGCCGGTGACGCCCAGCGCTAGTGACGTTTACACCTGCATGGTCACCCATGAAGGGGACAACTCCTCCGTCATTGCCTACTGGG TGCCCCAAACCCCCGACCCCTCCGAGGTGCTGGAGACGGTGCTGTGCGGTGCTGCCATGGCTCTGGGCatcctcctggggctgctcagcATCGCCATGATCCTGGCGGCACGCCGGAGAGCCCATG GCACCTTCCTGGGCCCAGACGGTGATGCGGTGCAGTGA